The Vespula pensylvanica isolate Volc-1 chromosome 14, ASM1446617v1, whole genome shotgun sequence sequence tatacaataaagaaatttctttgtgattaataaaattatatctactGATGCCAAACTTACATTCGGCCACATATATCGCATCCATATTTTCCTTTAGGCCTGTGAGTTTCTAAATGTACTTTCAAGTTTCCTTTTGTAGAAATCTTTTTACTACAAATTGGACAAATGAAGTTGGCAGATGAATTGTTATCAACATTTGTGTGCAGCACACCGTTTGTTGAATAAACTTGATGCGATCTCAAAACAGATTTTCCATCCAAGCATCTTTCTCTTGGTAGATGTGACCATAAATGATTTTGTAAACCAATCTCTGATATGAAGGATCGTGTACATATTGTACATTCATATTGTTTTGTtgtatttaaattatcttcATCAGTttcttcattaaatttattgtcaTTAGACTCccttgttttttccttttctatttttatatctctataattaaaaattcattaatttatttaacaaaaatctaTATGTTAATTTGTTCATGCTgcaataatttcaatgatttacTTGTTTGTTACACTCGATAATTCAGGAGAACGAGTTCTGGTTGCGCTTTCTTCAAGGTCTGATGTATCTGATATATCTGAAGCTGATTGTTCCATACCACattgtaaaaataacattGGATCTACTTTGACTTCCATTTCTTCCATACTCGGAGTatgacttttttcttcttcagatAGATGGGATAATTCAGATGGTCCAAGTGGTTCACCTTCTGCTAAAATTTCTATGGCACCCtagaataaaatctttttgttataaaacagtcaagtaaaaatatattgcaatataaattaaaatatatacttttgtaaGAATTGAATGCAATAATCCTCtgtcttctacttttttagTAGTTTCTTGTGTATCCTTTAAATTTTGTTCCTCCATGTCTTGAACAGAATTTATATTGtccaaattttcatataactGTAACCTTAATCTCTCTTGTGTACGATATGCCATCATTGCAAAACGATGTACTCCTTCCAATCTTTTGATACACGTTAAACAAACCATCTTTGATAGTTTATCTTCAGAGGATACCTGAGAAAAATCAAGTAATATACTCTTCTCTTATTTGACAATATCAAACAAAGTTAATTgtgcgaataaaaatattttattgagaaAACAAGGTTTAattcattagaaaaaatttatttatttttttacaagaaaatattttgttttcatatatttgtttattatattttttaattaccaaTTCACTTGCAATAAGAATTATCttcaagtattatataaattttatgtttattctattaattatcatttttctaaactataataataatttttttctaaagaaatttttttccaaaatatcagtttttattgaattcgtaattaaaagtttgttatgaaatatttttcttttaatataatatcataaatatctgAAACACATTCgatgttctattttttctgcataaaatatttcata is a genomic window containing:
- the LOC122634328 gene encoding zinc finger protein 721-like isoform X3, coding for MVCLTCIKRLEGVHRFAMMAYRTQERLRLQLYENLDNINSVQDMEEQNLKDTQETTKKVEDRGLLHSILTKGAIEILAEGEPLGPSELSHLSEEEKSHTPSMEEMEVKVDPMLFLQCGMEQSASDISDTSDLEESATRTRSPELSSVTNKDIKIEKEKTRESNDNKFNEETDEDNLNTTKQYECTICTRSFISEIGLQNHLWSHLPRERCLDGKSVLRSHQVYSTNGVLHTNVDNNSSANFICPICSKKISTKGNLKVHLETHRPKGKYGCDICGRIFKTQSNLCRHKEYHGEIRFPCNVCGRVYPTNSTLRAHSITHSDLRPHACPLCDKTFKRNQDLKFHINQHTGARPYQCPYCPKAFASSGNCFSHRKRMHPREVHRDRQRAADLMR
- the LOC122634328 gene encoding serendipity locus protein H-1-like isoform X1, producing MGTAGRDFERDREDGLHCRICACDVTGNDGVNIFTEDGRRHYLQTKIRKYLYILVSSEDKLSKMVCLTCIKRLEGVHRFAMMAYRTQERLRLQLYENLDNINSVQDMEEQNLKDTQETTKKVEDRGLLHSILTKGAIEILAEGEPLGPSELSHLSEEEKSHTPSMEEMEVKVDPMLFLQCGMEQSASDISDTSDLEESATRTRSPELSSVTNKDIKIEKEKTRESNDNKFNEETDEDNLNTTKQYECTICTRSFISEIGLQNHLWSHLPRERCLDGKSVLRSHQVYSTNGVLHTNVDNNSSANFICPICSKKISTKGNLKVHLETHRPKGKYGCDICGRIFKTQSNLCRHKEYHGEIRFPCNVCGRVYPTNSTLRAHSITHSDLRPHACPLCDKTFKRNQDLKFHINQHTGARPYQCPYCPKAFASSGNCFSHRKRMHPREVHRDRQRAADLMR
- the LOC122634328 gene encoding zinc finger protein 721-like isoform X2, which codes for MICIAIQINNKLKIFPVSSEDKLSKMVCLTCIKRLEGVHRFAMMAYRTQERLRLQLYENLDNINSVQDMEEQNLKDTQETTKKVEDRGLLHSILTKGAIEILAEGEPLGPSELSHLSEEEKSHTPSMEEMEVKVDPMLFLQCGMEQSASDISDTSDLEESATRTRSPELSSVTNKDIKIEKEKTRESNDNKFNEETDEDNLNTTKQYECTICTRSFISEIGLQNHLWSHLPRERCLDGKSVLRSHQVYSTNGVLHTNVDNNSSANFICPICSKKISTKGNLKVHLETHRPKGKYGCDICGRIFKTQSNLCRHKEYHGEIRFPCNVCGRVYPTNSTLRAHSITHSDLRPHACPLCDKTFKRNQDLKFHINQHTGARPYQCPYCPKAFASSGNCFSHRKRMHPREVHRDRQRAADLMR